Proteins found in one Strix aluco isolate bStrAlu1 chromosome 29, bStrAlu1.hap1, whole genome shotgun sequence genomic segment:
- the NDUFA13 gene encoding NADH dehydrogenase [ubiquinone] 1 alpha subcomplex subunit 13, which yields MAAPKVKQDMAPPGGYGPIDYKRHLPRRGLSGYSLFALGIGSLLLGYYTLIKWNRERRRLLIEDLEARIALMPLLQAESDRRTLRLLRQNLDEEAKIMKDVPGWKVGESRFHTDRWVPPTVDELYYLRPPSEMDNEKFGLQYYV from the exons ATGGCGGCACCGAAGGTGAAGCAGGACATGGCCCCGCCGGGCGGGTACGGCCCCATCGACTACAAACGGCACCTCCCGCGCCGCGGCCTCTCAG GTTACAGCCTCTTCGCGCTCGGCATCGGCAGCCTCTTGCTGGGCTACTACACCCTCATCAAGTGGAACCGGGAGCGCAG gcGGCTGCTCATCGAGGACCTGGAGGCGCGGATCGCCCTGATGCCGCTGCTGCAGGCGGAGTCTGACCGCAG GACCCTCCGCCTGCTGCGGCAGAACCTGGATGAAGAAGCCAAAATCATGAAGGATGTCCCTGGTTGGAAG GTTGGCGAATCCCGGTTCCACACCGACCGCTGGGTCCCCCCGACAGTGGACGAGCTTTATTACCTGCGCCCCCCCAGCGAGATGGACAACGAGAAGTTCGGGCTGCAGTACTACGTGTGA